The genomic DNA TGCTATAGGAAATGCTACCTCAGCTGGACATGGAGCTACTCCTGCTAGCAAGGATTCAGTTGTTTCACTAGTTAAAGGGATTAAGACTATTGTTGAAGTGGTATTAAAAAATAATGAAGGGAGTGCAGAGGCTACTAAAACTGCAGAAGATGATAAAAAGGATATTGGTAATCTTTTTATTAATGATACAGGTAAGGCTGATGCCAAAGAAGAAAATATTGCAAAGGCAGCAGCAAGCATTGGTGCAGTAACTGGTGCTGACATTCTAAAAGCTATTGCTAAATCCACGGAAGAGCCTAAAGCTGATCAGGGTGAGGGAATTGAAAAAGCTACAGATGCAGCAGAGATTGCGATTGCTCCCGCTGTTGCTAACAAGAAAGAAATTAAAGATGCAGCAAAGAAAGACGCGATTATTGCAGCGGGGATTGCTTTAAGAGCTATGGCTAAAGATGGTAAATTTGCTGCTAATCAGAATGCTAAAGATTCTAATGCAGTTAATGGTGTAGCATCAAATGTTGTTGGTAAGACATTAAGTACTCTAATAATAGCAATAAGAAATACTGTTGATAGTGGATTGAAAACAATAAATGCAGCTTTTGCTACAGTTACACAAGAAGATAAATCTTTAGATTCTACTACACCTGTAGGCGCAGCAGATAGTGGGCAATAATAAATAATTATCAATAAACATAACTAAATAAAGTCATTTGAGGAAAACTTTTCTTTTTATAAGAATTGTTTTCCTTTTATCTATATCTTACCCCCTTGAGTAAAAAAGGAGGCACGTGATAATGAAAAGAATTACTTTTTGTGCGTTATTAATGACTTTATTTTTGCTTCTTAGTTGTGGCAGTGGACAACTTCAAGCTGAGAAATTGGCTGCTGAGAGTAAGAATACTTTCTTAGATTCATTAGTTAAGATAGGACATGGGTTTTACGAGATTTTTGGCGTCTTTGGTAATGCTATTGGGGATGCTTTGGGATTTACAGCTGTTAAATCGGGTGACCAGAAAAGTAAAGTTGGTGAACACTTTGGGAAAATAAAAAAAGGTTTGGTAGATACTAATGGGAAATTAAAAGAGCTATCAGATGAAATATCTGAAGCAAAAAATGCTAATAGCAGCACAATTAAATTAGTTGAAGATGCAATTAACAGTGCTAGTGACGTTATTGCAAAGCTAATTGACTCTGTAACCAAAATGGCTAGTATAACTAATGATAGTTCTTCTATTGGTGATAATGTTGATAATCCTCCTGCTGCAGCTGAAGAGGTTGGCGTTGATACTATAATTAAAAGTGTAAGTTCAATTATTGAAGTAGCAAAGAAATCTGGCATAGAAATCAAACCCGGAAATGTTGGTAATCAGATAGCTGTAGCTGCTAATGCTACTGATGCTATTGCTGTACTTGGAGGGCATACTGCCAAGGCTTCTGCTGGAGCTGGTGATAAGTTAGCAGTTGAA from Borrelia parkeri includes the following:
- a CDS encoding variable large family protein; translated protein: MMKRITFCALLMTLFLLLGCGSGSTKTEDPKTTFLTSIANLGKGFLDVFTSLSDMITGAFGIKADTKKSDIGKYFTDIETTMNTVKKKLQDEVAKNGNYSKLKTVVDTFITNILDKIAAGAKEAAKGATGDAIGNATSAGHGATPASKDSVVSLVKGIKTIVEVVLKNNEGSAEATKTAEDDKKDIGNLFINDTGKADAKEENIAKAAASIGAVTGADILKAIAKSTEEPKADQGEGIEKATDAAEIAIAPAVANKKEIKDAAKKDAIIAAGIALRAMAKDGKFAANQNAKDSNAVNGVASNVVGKTLSTLIIAIRNTVDSGLKTINAAFATVTQEDKSLDSTTPVGAADSGQ
- a CDS encoding variable large family protein, which gives rise to MMKRITFCALLMTLFLLLSCGSGQLQAEKLAAESKNTFLDSLVKIGHGFYEIFGVFGNAIGDALGFTAVKSGDQKSKVGEHFGKIKKGLVDTNGKLKELSDEISEAKNANSSTIKLVEDAINSASDVIAKLIDSVTKMASITNDSSSIGDNVDNPPAAAEEVGVDTIIKSVSSIIEVAKKSGIEIKPGNVGNQIAVAANATDAIAVLGGHTAKASAGAGDKLAVEVSKADPWAMIDKIKNAKATAAAKLNAGTDNEAGALAASNNNADAGAGAKSNADLAAAVALKAMTKGGKFSANAADTEAVKSAAVTAVNKVLGVLDFIIRKTVSSNLDKIREAVKGIQYSETTTESAEASSTTQPAAAK